The Solibacillus sp. FSL W7-1464 genome contains a region encoding:
- a CDS encoding acyl-CoA thioesterase, which yields MFISETTVEVRYAETDQMGVVYHANYLVWCEIGRTQIVKDLGFNYAKLEEDGYLSPVMDFSIQYKAAMRYGQTATVRTWIEEHTKLRTTYGYEILHEDGTVAVTAKSQHILVKKENFRPVALKKIDAAWDAKYAEVAKIQS from the coding sequence ATGTTTATTTCAGAAACAACAGTAGAAGTACGTTATGCCGAGACCGATCAGATGGGGGTCGTGTATCATGCCAATTATCTAGTTTGGTGCGAAATCGGACGTACACAAATTGTGAAGGATTTAGGATTTAACTATGCAAAGCTTGAGGAAGACGGCTATTTATCGCCTGTTATGGATTTCTCGATTCAATATAAAGCGGCGATGCGCTATGGACAAACGGCTACGGTTCGCACATGGATTGAGGAACATACGAAGCTGCGCACTACATACGGCTATGAAATTTTGCATGAAGACGGTACCGTTGCAGTAACGGCGAAGTCTCAACATATTTTAGTGAAAAAGGAAAACTTCCGTCCGGTCGCTTTGAAAAAGATTGACGCGGCATGGGATGCCAAATATGCGGAAGTTGCGAAAATTCAAAGTTAA
- a CDS encoding sulfite exporter TauE/SafE family protein, with amino-acid sequence MDLSIMYIAVIFGLGFIGSFISGMLGVGGSIIKYPMLLYIPPLFGLAAFTAHEVSGISAVQVLFASIAGVWAYRKSGLLHKELIIYMGASILVGSFIGSYGSGFLSENAVNIVYGMLAVIAAIMMFIPRKKVEDTTNITFNKPLAVSLALIVGIASGIVGAAGGFLLVPILLTVLKIPTRVTIATSLAITFISSIGGSVGKVMTGQVEYWPAFIMIIASILAAPLGAKVGQKMNVKVLQWLLAVMIAGTAVKIWMDILG; translated from the coding sequence ATGGATTTATCTATCATGTATATCGCCGTAATTTTTGGGCTTGGCTTTATCGGTTCATTTATTTCAGGGATGTTAGGTGTCGGTGGTTCAATTATTAAATATCCGATGCTGTTATATATTCCACCACTATTTGGTTTAGCAGCGTTTACGGCACATGAAGTATCTGGCATTAGTGCCGTTCAAGTACTGTTCGCATCGATTGCGGGAGTTTGGGCTTATCGTAAAAGCGGATTACTGCATAAAGAGTTAATCATTTATATGGGGGCTTCAATTTTAGTTGGTAGTTTTATTGGTAGTTACGGCTCGGGCTTCTTATCGGAGAATGCGGTTAATATTGTATACGGAATGTTAGCTGTGATTGCGGCTATTATGATGTTTATTCCGCGTAAAAAAGTGGAGGACACAACAAATATTACGTTTAATAAACCGTTAGCGGTAAGCTTAGCGTTAATCGTCGGCATTGCATCAGGGATTGTCGGTGCAGCAGGTGGCTTCTTATTAGTACCGATTTTGTTAACGGTGCTTAAAATTCCAACACGTGTTACAATTGCGACAAGTTTAGCTATTACGTTTATTTCATCAATCGGTGGTTCAGTTGGTAAAGTGATGACGGGTCAAGTTGAGTACTGGCCAGCATTCATTATGATCATTGCGAGTATTTTAGCGGCGCCACTGGGGGCAAAAGTAGGCCAAAAGATGAATGTCAAAGTATTACAATGGTTATTAGCAGTTATGATCGCAGGTACTGCAGTTAAAATTTGGATGGATATATTAGGATAA
- the istB gene encoding IS21-like element helper ATPase IstB: MDKQKEMIEMCKELRLPSIRSLLEQEVLFEQHTTPADFLYFALKQEMEDRYVRAKANRIRLANFPEKKLLEELDVEALPQNAAVRLPHLKELKFIQEKQNVLLIGSPGTGKTHLAIGLGIEACLAGYKVYFTSVASLVNQLKESRSARTLRSFELKFEKYDLVIIDELGYISFDKEGAELLFTHLSLRAGRAATIITSNLTFERWEEVFHDPVLTSALTDRLTHRAHIINMIGGSYRILETKEWIEQSNF, translated from the coding sequence ATGGACAAGCAAAAAGAGATGATTGAAATGTGTAAAGAATTACGTTTACCAAGTATTCGTTCTTTACTTGAACAAGAAGTATTATTTGAACAACATACAACCCCGGCTGACTTTCTCTATTTCGCTTTAAAACAGGAAATGGAGGACCGATACGTGCGAGCAAAAGCTAATCGAATTCGATTAGCCAACTTCCCAGAGAAAAAGCTATTAGAGGAATTAGATGTAGAGGCACTGCCGCAAAATGCGGCGGTTCGCCTTCCTCATTTGAAGGAACTAAAGTTTATACAGGAGAAGCAAAATGTATTATTAATTGGCTCACCTGGTACCGGTAAAACCCATCTTGCGATTGGATTAGGCATTGAAGCCTGTTTAGCGGGCTATAAAGTGTATTTCACAAGTGTAGCATCACTTGTGAATCAATTAAAGGAAAGCCGTTCTGCGAGAACATTGCGCTCCTTTGAACTAAAATTTGAGAAGTATGATTTAGTCATCATCGATGAACTCGGGTACATTTCATTCGATAAAGAAGGAGCAGAACTTCTGTTCACGCACTTATCGTTACGTGCCGGTCGAGCAGCGACAATTATAACAAGTAATCTAACGTTTGAACGCTGGGAAGAAGTATTCCACGATCCAGTATTAACATCAGCTTTAACCGATCGACTCACGCATCGAGCGCACATCATCAACATGATTGGTGGCTCCTATCGAATTTTAGAAACGAAAGAATGGATCGAACAGAGCAATTTTTAG
- the istA gene encoding IS21 family transposase, giving the protein MISLEKKQLVLIEYYQHNTSQRQIAEKLNMSRNTVKKYIEQDLAARQQDTRNLPITDNYVTPPAYKKRKGKKRALTNTVMKRIREMMKQNENKREVNMHKQQLKIIDIHDKLLDEGFKIGYTTVRNFVNREEKKQKEVFIRQEPKVGREIEFDWGEVKLFIDGKLRSFSMAVFTLAYSNDRFARLYESETMVCVQDAHVKCIEALGFVPHVFTYDNMRTVVKNFIGYDRFITDGMKSLSLHYHFQIRLCQPRKGNEKGHVERSVEYIRRKAFAHRDTFVSLEEAQEYLVSIIEKLNGRVHYLKEKTHHELMLEEKAERAGSLTAAPFDPAELVELRVDKYSTVTYRHNRYSVPEGHVGEYIKLKARAEEVLLFSEGECIAKHKRSWQVHAWVMNIYHYLNTLEKKKGALAQSECLSQAPKDIKNIYHRYYIGNEKDFLELLVYVKERDCLTRVLEVITELEKNPLVHLTTEKIIFLAEQSAEVRTVLTGQDDVTSQSLDNLSSLAALFHSKGTGVVH; this is encoded by the coding sequence GTGATCAGTTTGGAGAAAAAGCAATTGGTATTGATTGAGTACTACCAGCACAATACAAGTCAGCGTCAAATTGCAGAGAAGCTTAATATGTCACGAAATACTGTTAAGAAATATATCGAACAAGACTTAGCGGCAAGACAACAAGATACAAGGAATTTACCGATTACAGATAATTACGTTACGCCTCCGGCATATAAAAAGCGTAAGGGAAAAAAGAGAGCTTTAACAAATACGGTGATGAAGCGTATTCGCGAGATGATGAAACAGAATGAAAATAAGCGTGAAGTAAATATGCATAAGCAGCAATTAAAGATTATTGATATACATGACAAACTTTTAGATGAAGGGTTTAAAATCGGCTATACGACAGTTCGCAATTTCGTGAATCGTGAGGAAAAGAAGCAAAAGGAAGTATTCATCCGCCAAGAGCCTAAAGTTGGTCGTGAAATTGAGTTTGATTGGGGAGAAGTAAAGTTATTTATCGATGGAAAACTAAGAAGTTTTTCAATGGCCGTATTTACTCTAGCCTATAGTAACGATCGCTTTGCGCGACTCTACGAATCAGAAACAATGGTTTGTGTACAGGATGCACACGTAAAATGTATCGAAGCTTTAGGCTTTGTGCCACACGTTTTTACATACGATAATATGCGTACAGTTGTCAAAAACTTTATCGGTTATGATCGTTTTATTACCGACGGTATGAAAAGTTTATCCTTGCATTATCATTTTCAAATACGACTTTGTCAGCCTCGTAAAGGCAATGAAAAAGGCCATGTGGAGCGAAGTGTGGAATACATACGTCGCAAAGCATTTGCGCATCGAGATACGTTTGTTTCTTTAGAAGAGGCACAGGAGTATTTAGTTTCTATTATCGAAAAATTAAATGGTCGCGTTCATTATTTGAAAGAGAAAACACATCATGAATTGATGTTGGAAGAAAAAGCTGAACGAGCTGGCAGTTTAACAGCGGCACCGTTCGACCCTGCAGAATTAGTGGAGCTACGTGTGGATAAATATAGTACGGTTACCTACCGTCACAATCGCTACTCTGTACCCGAGGGGCATGTAGGAGAATACATTAAGTTAAAAGCTCGTGCAGAGGAAGTGCTTCTATTTAGCGAAGGTGAATGCATCGCGAAGCATAAACGAAGCTGGCAAGTTCATGCCTGGGTGATGAATATCTACCACTATTTAAACACCTTGGAAAAGAAAAAAGGTGCCTTAGCCCAAAGTGAATGTTTGAGCCAAGCACCAAAAGATATAAAAAATATCTACCACCGCTATTATATCGGAAATGAAAAAGATTTTCTAGAACTACTTGTTTATGTCAAAGAACGAGATTGCCTAACAAGAGTACTAGAAGTCATTACTGAACTAGAAAAGAACCCTTTGGTTCATCTAACAACGGAAAAAATCATTTTCTTAGCAGAACAGTCAGCTGAAGTACGTACTGTTTTAACTGGCCAAGATGATGTCACCAGTCAATCTTTAGATAATTTATCTTCATTAGCAGCATTATTTCATTCTAAAGGAACAGGAGTGGTTCATTAA
- the ligD gene encoding non-homologous end-joining DNA ligase: MKLTHSKKTLWKTPYINKEGFLSYLIQVSSYMLPFLERRTLTTIRYPHGIPGDFFYQKNCPDYAPSSILTKSVEGINYIVCNELSTLLWLGNQLAIEYHIPFQTIDSLKPSEIVFDLDPPSKGDFHLAIKAALEMKKIFDSLEIRSYPKLSGNKGLQIHIPIKVNSLTYEDTRIFMYFIAKYLIEKFPDDFTIERLKKKRNGKLYIDYLQHAEGKTIISPYSTRGQENATVAAPLYWEEVNGNLRIEKFNIPFVLDRLSKVKCPMDDFFIQENANLLEIISTLKVNL, from the coding sequence ATGAAGTTAACTCACTCTAAAAAAACTTTATGGAAGACACCTTATATTAATAAAGAAGGGTTTCTATCTTACTTAATTCAGGTTTCTTCGTATATGTTACCATTTTTAGAAAGACGAACTTTAACTACTATTCGTTATCCACATGGTATACCTGGTGATTTCTTTTATCAAAAGAATTGTCCAGATTATGCACCTAGCTCAATATTGACGAAATCAGTAGAGGGCATAAATTATATAGTTTGTAATGAATTATCAACTTTACTCTGGCTAGGTAACCAACTTGCAATTGAATATCATATTCCATTTCAAACAATTGATTCATTAAAACCATCAGAAATTGTTTTCGACTTAGATCCGCCAAGTAAGGGGGATTTTCACTTGGCAATAAAAGCAGCATTAGAAATGAAGAAAATTTTCGACAGCTTGGAAATAAGAAGTTACCCAAAACTCTCTGGTAATAAAGGTCTGCAAATTCATATACCAATTAAGGTAAATTCTCTTACGTATGAGGATACTCGAATTTTCATGTACTTTATAGCGAAATATTTAATCGAAAAATTTCCTGATGATTTTACAATTGAAAGGTTAAAGAAAAAACGAAATGGTAAACTTTACATCGATTATCTGCAACATGCAGAAGGGAAAACAATTATATCCCCTTACTCAACCCGTGGACAAGAAAATGCCACAGTTGCTGCACCCCTTTATTGGGAAGAAGTGAACGGAAATTTAAGAATAGAGAAATTCAATATTCCATTTGTACTTGATCGACTTTCAAAAGTTAAATGTCCAATGGATGATTTTTTTATACAGGAGAATGCAAATCTATTAGAAATTATTTCTACTTTAAAGGTAAATCTTTAG
- a CDS encoding ATP-dependent DNA ligase: MTKIKPIKPFEPIVTEIIPNDDNWIGQVKWDGTRILVYSSDKNIQIFNRNLNERSKQYPELMTPQEYSNTKNFIIDGEVIAFKDGVPSFYEVMKRDKIKNIEKNKELIENTPIVYMVFDLLSINNKWITNLPLIERQKILKEMIIPNSHVQVVENFSDTEALFDACIENDLEGAVFKDINSTYIINGKDNRWLKKKKNQDIVAIVGGVTLNGSLVKSLHLGLYNENKQLVYIGSVGTGKLTKEDWLQFTVGINSFIRNNSPFENFISKDSVWIEPLITVKVHFLEWINGKKLRQPVIEAFVSINPEECKLIFD; this comes from the coding sequence ATGACAAAAATAAAGCCGATAAAACCTTTTGAACCTATTGTTACAGAGATAATTCCTAATGATGATAATTGGATTGGACAAGTGAAGTGGGATGGAACTAGAATTTTGGTTTATTCATCTGATAAAAACATACAAATTTTCAACCGGAACTTAAATGAACGTTCAAAACAGTACCCTGAGTTAATGACTCCACAAGAGTACTCCAATACTAAGAATTTTATTATTGATGGCGAAGTAATAGCTTTTAAAGATGGTGTTCCATCATTTTATGAGGTTATGAAAAGAGATAAAATTAAAAACATTGAGAAAAACAAAGAACTTATTGAGAATACACCGATTGTTTATATGGTTTTTGATCTGCTATCAATTAATAATAAATGGATTACAAACCTACCACTAATTGAACGACAAAAAATCTTAAAAGAAATGATTATTCCAAATAGCCATGTACAAGTTGTAGAGAACTTTTCTGATACTGAAGCACTCTTCGATGCCTGTATAGAAAATGACTTGGAGGGCGCAGTTTTCAAAGATATAAATAGCACTTATATTATAAATGGTAAAGATAACAGATGGCTAAAGAAAAAGAAAAATCAAGATATAGTTGCTATAGTTGGAGGTGTAACCTTAAATGGCTCATTAGTAAAATCTCTTCACTTAGGATTATATAATGAAAATAAACAATTAGTTTATATAGGTAGTGTTGGCACTGGAAAGTTAACAAAGGAAGACTGGTTGCAGTTTACTGTAGGAATAAATTCATTTATTAGGAATAATTCCCCTTTTGAAAACTTTATTAGTAAAGATAGTGTTTGGATAGAACCATTAATTACTGTGAAAGTTCACTTTCTTGAATGGATTAATGGAAAAAAGTTAAGACAACCAGTTATCGAAGCTTTTGTATCAATAAATCCTGAAGAATGTAAATTAATTTTCGATTAG
- a CDS encoding AraC family transcriptional regulator, with translation MDTRETLQMILEFIDENITENISPDILAAQAGYSTWHFSRVFQWGSGYSVMNYVRNRRLAFAAHELSSGKRILDISIEYGFETHSGFSKAFRRHYGCSPGTYRLHAHSNRPFPPSLACTYKYFIGGIVMEPKFVTLPAIKLAGYAIKTTSTGGENSTAIPAFWDDYMSGGRMEKLHSENFIKKHDEYGVCFPEDPTTGEFEYVIGVEPEDGAKIAGEYHVSEVPPATYAVFSTPPSDATNFVAAIQGTWNYIFNEWFPKSGYEYAPGCNDFELYDDRCMLEDGKICDIYIPVVKTQS, from the coding sequence ATGGACACAAGAGAAACTTTACAGATGATTTTAGAGTTTATTGACGAGAATATTACTGAAAATATAAGTCCGGATATTTTGGCTGCACAAGCGGGCTATTCAACATGGCATTTCAGCCGAGTATTCCAATGGGGTAGCGGATATTCGGTGATGAACTATGTCCGGAACCGCCGACTTGCGTTTGCCGCACATGAACTTTCTTCGGGCAAGAGGATTCTCGATATTTCAATAGAATATGGGTTTGAAACTCACTCTGGATTCAGTAAAGCTTTTCGGCGTCATTACGGCTGTTCACCGGGAACTTACCGTTTGCATGCGCACAGTAATCGTCCGTTTCCGCCAAGCCTTGCCTGCACGTACAAATACTTTATTGGAGGAATTGTTATGGAACCTAAATTTGTCACACTGCCTGCTATTAAACTTGCTGGTTATGCCATTAAAACGACGTCAACTGGCGGCGAAAACTCTACCGCAATCCCGGCTTTTTGGGACGACTATATGAGCGGAGGAAGAATGGAAAAACTTCATTCGGAAAACTTTATTAAAAAGCACGATGAATACGGTGTCTGCTTCCCGGAAGATCCGACAACCGGAGAATTTGAATATGTGATCGGGGTTGAACCGGAAGACGGCGCTAAAATCGCTGGCGAATACCATGTTAGTGAAGTACCTCCCGCAACGTATGCTGTCTTTTCAACACCTCCTTCTGATGCCACAAACTTTGTAGCTGCCATACAGGGCACATGGAATTACATTTTTAATGAATGGTTCCCTAAGTCCGGTTACGAGTACGCACCAGGTTGTAACGATTTTGAATTGTACGATGACCGTTGTATGTTGGAGGATGGGAAGATTTGTGATATTTATATTCCGGTAGTTAAGACACAAAGCTAA
- the ligD gene encoding DNA ligase D: MLAKKRNSKWLEDTRTKSWLKIKNWKHVNVILTKFDQSNGFFNGAIYKENMLLEIVSFKHGLSEEESKTLTTFFKTNGTLVAKSILEIPPSICVTVDCIDFDGTKLREPRFHSFQHHLEASDCNWQQMHRQLNPIPENVTVTSPDKPVFPASKITKDDYLYYLQTVAPLMLPFLQDRLLTVIRYPHGVPGESFYQKNYTENLPAFIRAQLVDDTNFILCNNIESLLWLGNQLALEFHIPFQPVTTEQPTEIVFDLDPPSVDEFGLAVNAALKFKTILDYFELTSFVKTSGGKGMQIYIPLPLHTFSYEETGVFTEFICRFLAQQYPDSFTIERMKKNRGKRLYLDYVQHREGKTIIAPYSARGNHNGLIATPLFWEEVNEKLTPDLFTIPNVMKRIESKANPFRDFREAGERQPFETVLDQIKGKQG; the protein is encoded by the coding sequence ATACTCGCCAAGAAGCGTAACAGCAAATGGCTGGAAGATACGAGAACGAAAAGCTGGCTGAAAATAAAAAACTGGAAGCACGTAAATGTCATTCTTACAAAATTTGACCAATCAAACGGCTTCTTTAATGGGGCAATTTATAAAGAAAATATGCTTTTGGAGATTGTATCGTTTAAACATGGTTTATCTGAAGAAGAAAGTAAAACGTTGACCACCTTTTTTAAAACAAATGGGACACTGGTGGCAAAAAGCATATTGGAAATTCCTCCTTCAATTTGTGTAACCGTTGACTGTATTGATTTTGACGGCACTAAACTGAGAGAACCGCGCTTTCATTCATTCCAGCATCATCTGGAAGCTTCAGATTGCAACTGGCAGCAGATGCATAGACAGTTAAACCCGATTCCGGAAAATGTAACAGTGACAAGTCCCGATAAACCGGTTTTTCCTGCAAGCAAAATTACAAAGGACGATTATTTATATTATTTGCAGACGGTTGCGCCATTAATGCTGCCATTTCTGCAGGACCGGCTATTGACAGTCATCCGTTATCCGCACGGGGTTCCGGGAGAAAGCTTTTACCAGAAAAACTATACCGAAAATTTGCCGGCTTTTATTAGGGCGCAGTTAGTGGACGACACGAATTTTATTTTATGTAACAATATTGAATCCCTTTTATGGTTGGGTAATCAGCTTGCATTGGAGTTTCATATTCCGTTTCAGCCGGTTACTACGGAACAGCCAACAGAAATTGTATTTGATTTGGATCCACCGTCCGTTGACGAATTTGGATTGGCGGTAAATGCCGCATTAAAGTTCAAAACAATTTTGGATTATTTCGAACTGACAAGCTTTGTCAAAACGTCAGGCGGAAAAGGTATGCAAATTTATATTCCATTGCCGCTCCACACATTTTCCTATGAAGAAACGGGTGTATTTACGGAGTTTATATGCCGATTTCTCGCACAGCAATATCCTGATTCGTTTACAATCGAGCGGATGAAAAAAAACAGAGGAAAAAGGCTGTATTTGGATTATGTCCAGCATAGGGAAGGGAAAACGATTATTGCACCGTATTCAGCGCGCGGCAATCATAATGGATTGATCGCCACACCGTTATTCTGGGAAGAAGTAAATGAAAAATTAACACCCGATCTTTTCACGATTCCAAATGTAATGAAGCGTATAGAGAGCAAAGCCAATCCATTTAGAGATTTCAGGGAAGCCGGTGAGCGACAGCCATTCGAAACTGTTCTCGATCAAATAAAGGGAAAACAAGGGTAG
- a CDS encoding uroporphyrinogen-III decarboxylase yields the protein MEETKFADLNRDKIGEIKKLEQKLNVTLIAYDLSPSHQAHHEDAPIVINPS from the coding sequence GTGGAAGAAACGAAATTTGCCGATTTGAATCGCGATAAAATCGGAGAAATTAAGAAACTGGAACAAAAATTAAATGTCACGTTGATTGCTTATGATTTATCCCCGAGTCATCAAGCCCATCATGAGGACGCCCCAATTGTGATTAATCCTTCTTAA